A window of Kiritimatiellia bacterium contains these coding sequences:
- a CDS encoding VWA domain-containing protein codes for MASAIAGNEWLLQPPKRAARQALAWAAVAVSLALHWLAAVEMPPIPVASPVWTPPSIARLVRVESVRPEAAPNLFDAPPFEPERVGLTSVPPPPATLADPSRIAPELPAAMPGDEPPRRAPSAEDLRAWMPRPERLEIPAGWIPDEVAALPRRIAPLVERSVRAPDVVPAAMLDPAVAAPPRPAVVRAGDGGVGPAGPPAPEAVPTPMASPPPPPVPTPPAEPAPAEPGRAPMLPTVAPAAEVAVAVRERGPDVTGVPPVEHLLRLDLFSWAPPDEPGWRYLQVDIRRAAEQVLPPLPRDILFVQDCSASMTAAKVRACREGLHASLRLLQPADRFNLLTFREAIARCFDDWAPVRPTELAQGGWFIEQMESRGMTDIYAALEAVKSMPTDPARPAIVIVISDGRPTRGLQDNFEIIQRFSDSNRGRVSVFSFGAGQNVNRFLLDFLSQKNRGASKIVRDLAAIPSELAALVREVGRPVLTDLVHRWSGVDETDIYPKLLTHLYLDRPLTVVGRVPADMGEAGVRILGRSGTNAYDMVFGLDPRTARAGGPEIRDLWVRQKLAWLIGEHIRTRDPTFRDAAIALARRLGPAMPYAAELGLPEAPVRAD; via the coding sequence ATGGCGTCCGCAATCGCCGGCAACGAATGGCTGCTGCAGCCGCCGAAACGGGCGGCCCGGCAGGCGCTGGCGTGGGCGGCGGTCGCGGTATCGCTCGCTCTGCACTGGCTGGCCGCGGTCGAGATGCCACCCATTCCGGTGGCCTCGCCCGTCTGGACGCCGCCCTCAATAGCGCGCCTGGTGCGGGTCGAGTCGGTTCGGCCGGAGGCGGCGCCCAATCTGTTCGACGCTCCGCCGTTCGAACCTGAACGGGTGGGGTTGACCAGTGTGCCGCCACCGCCCGCAACGCTGGCCGATCCGTCGAGGATCGCGCCGGAGCTTCCCGCCGCGATGCCGGGCGACGAACCCCCGCGGCGCGCGCCCTCCGCGGAGGATTTGCGCGCGTGGATGCCGCGCCCTGAGCGCCTCGAAATCCCCGCGGGTTGGATTCCGGACGAGGTCGCGGCGCTACCGCGCCGGATCGCGCCTCTGGTGGAACGGTCGGTGCGCGCGCCGGATGTGGTTCCCGCCGCGATGCTCGATCCCGCGGTGGCCGCACCGCCGCGGCCAGCGGTGGTGAGAGCGGGGGACGGAGGGGTGGGCCCGGCGGGACCGCCGGCGCCGGAGGCGGTGCCCACGCCGATGGCGTCGCCACCTCCTCCGCCGGTCCCTACGCCGCCGGCGGAACCCGCGCCCGCGGAGCCGGGGCGTGCGCCAATGTTGCCGACGGTGGCGCCGGCCGCCGAGGTCGCGGTCGCCGTCCGTGAGCGCGGGCCGGATGTGACCGGCGTGCCGCCGGTCGAGCACCTGCTGCGTCTGGATCTTTTTTCGTGGGCACCGCCCGATGAGCCCGGTTGGCGGTACCTTCAGGTGGATATCCGACGAGCGGCAGAACAGGTACTGCCGCCGCTGCCGCGGGATATTCTCTTCGTGCAGGACTGTTCGGCGAGCATGACCGCCGCCAAGGTTCGCGCCTGCCGCGAAGGACTCCACGCGTCACTCCGACTGCTGCAGCCCGCCGACCGCTTCAATCTGCTCACCTTCCGTGAGGCGATCGCGCGCTGCTTTGACGACTGGGCGCCAGTCCGCCCCACCGAGCTGGCTCAGGGGGGATGGTTCATCGAGCAGATGGAATCTCGCGGTATGACCGACATCTACGCCGCACTGGAGGCGGTCAAATCCATGCCGACCGATCCGGCGCGGCCGGCGATCGTAATTGTGATTTCGGACGGCCGCCCCACGCGTGGCTTGCAGGACAACTTCGAGATCATTCAGAGGTTTTCGGATTCGAACCGCGGCCGGGTCTCGGTCTTCTCTTTTGGTGCAGGTCAGAACGTGAACCGGTTCCTGCTGGACTTTCTCAGCCAGAAGAACCGCGGGGCGTCCAAAATCGTCCGCGATCTCGCCGCCATTCCCTCGGAGCTTGCGGCGCTGGTGCGCGAGGTCGGCCGGCCGGTGCTGACCGATCTTGTGCACCGGTGGTCCGGCGTCGATGAGACCGATATCTATCCGAAGTTGCTGACCCATCTGTACCTCGACCGCCCGCTCACCGTTGTCGGCCGGGTCCCGGCGGACATGGGCGAGGCGGGCGTGCGGATTTTGGGGCGATCGGGCACCAACGCCTACGACATGGTTTTCGGCCTGGACCCGCGGACGGCTAGAGCGGGCGGTCCAGAAATCCGCGACCTGTGGGTGCGGCAGAAGCTCGCGTGGCTGATCGGCGAGCATATTCGAACCCGTGACCCGACCTTCAGGGATGCGGCGATTGCGCTCGCACGTCGGCTCGGCCCGGCGATGCCCTACGCGGCCGAGCTCGGGCTGCCCGAAGCGCCCGTCCGTGCGGATTGA
- a CDS encoding nucleoside 2-deoxyribosyltransferase, whose translation MERKKIYLCGPIMDEVDGHARAWRERAFELLGREFSLLDPMRRNFKDREVDSANEIVEFDLQDVRDADIILVNYSKPSIGTAMEVFYASHVLHKFVIAFSPFPFKDCSPWMVKYCTKILPSLEEAARYIREHFLMLQPR comes from the coding sequence GTGGAACGGAAAAAAATCTATCTGTGCGGTCCCATCATGGACGAGGTGGACGGTCACGCGCGTGCGTGGCGCGAGCGGGCCTTTGAGCTGCTCGGCCGCGAGTTCTCGCTCCTAGACCCGATGCGGCGGAACTTCAAGGATCGCGAGGTGGACAGCGCCAACGAGATCGTCGAGTTTGACCTCCAGGACGTGCGCGACGCCGACATCATCCTGGTGAACTACAGCAAACCGTCCATCGGCACCGCGATGGAGGTCTTCTACGCCTCCCACGTGCTGCACAAGTTTGTGATCGCGTTCTCTCCGTTTCCCTTCAAGGACTGCAGCCCGTGGATGGTGAAGTACTGCACGAAAATTTTGCCTTCGCTGGAGGAGGCCGCCCGCTACATCCGCGAGCACTTTCTGATGCTTCAGCCGCGGTGA
- a CDS encoding rRNA pseudouridine synthase, with protein MDPDRDEVRLDGRRLRPEPHCHLLLNKPRGVLCTCRDPQGRPTVLDLLPRNIGVRLYTVGRLDWDSEGLLLLTNDGDLAARLIHPRHHVAKVYRVWTDRPLAPPWLHRFRTGIESEGEILRATRVRAIRTTPRGAEYEIELIEGRNRQIRRMVQRAGRRVARLLRIRIGPLTLGRLAPGRWRRLTAEELRALRRAAGLTAAEASESARGCSGRPPPAKAKFSCSTSPSTGCSP; from the coding sequence ATGGATCCCGACCGTGACGAGGTGCGGTTGGATGGCCGTCGCCTGCGCCCCGAACCCCACTGTCACCTTCTGCTGAACAAGCCACGGGGCGTGCTGTGCACCTGCCGTGATCCCCAAGGACGCCCGACGGTCCTTGACCTCCTGCCCCGAAACATCGGTGTGCGGCTCTATACGGTGGGCCGGTTGGACTGGGACAGCGAAGGGTTGCTGCTGCTGACCAATGACGGAGATCTGGCGGCACGGCTCATCCATCCTCGCCACCACGTGGCGAAGGTGTATCGCGTGTGGACTGACCGGCCGCTGGCACCGCCGTGGCTGCATCGATTTCGCACCGGCATCGAATCGGAAGGGGAGATTCTGCGGGCCACGCGGGTGCGGGCGATCCGAACCACCCCTCGCGGCGCAGAATACGAGATCGAGCTGATCGAGGGCCGGAACCGCCAGATCCGCCGGATGGTGCAACGGGCGGGACGGCGTGTCGCACGGCTGTTGCGCATTCGCATCGGCCCGCTCACGCTCGGCCGGCTGGCCCCAGGCCGGTGGCGCCGGCTGACGGCGGAAGAGCTCAGAGCGCTGCGGCGTGCGGCCGGCCTCACCGCGGCTGAAGCATCAGAAAGTGCTCGCGGATGTAGCGGGCGGCCTCCTCCAGCGAAGGCAAAATTTTCGTGCAGTACTTCACCATCCACGGGCTGCAGTCCTTGA
- the coaE gene encoding dephospho-CoA kinase (Dephospho-CoA kinase (CoaE) performs the final step in coenzyme A biosynthesis.) translates to MNRPRLIGITGGLACGKSEVGRILRRLGVPVWEADEAVHARLRPRTRETRAIARRFGTSVLRADGAVARDRLAAIVFRDAARRRELEAILHPPVLRDLRAWVRRMSRRRCPALAAIVPLLFEIGIQGTFDTVLCVAANRATVLERLRRRGIGPAEARRRLAAQWPVRRKCRAADYVIWNNGTRAELARAVRRWWMEWHQEGD, encoded by the coding sequence ATGAACCGGCCCCGTTTGATTGGCATTACCGGCGGCCTCGCCTGCGGCAAAAGCGAAGTCGGCCGCATTCTGCGCCGTCTGGGTGTGCCGGTCTGGGAGGCGGACGAAGCGGTGCACGCGCGTCTGCGGCCGCGCACGCGGGAAACGCGCGCGATTGCGCGCCGTTTCGGCACCTCGGTGCTGCGTGCCGATGGTGCAGTGGCGCGGGACCGGCTCGCCGCGATCGTCTTCCGCGATGCGGCGCGGCGACGCGAACTGGAAGCGATCCTGCATCCGCCCGTGTTGCGCGACCTTCGGGCATGGGTCCGCCGCATGTCGCGCCGCCGCTGCCCCGCCTTGGCCGCGATCGTGCCGCTATTGTTTGAAATCGGAATTCAGGGTACATTTGACACGGTCCTGTGTGTCGCCGCGAACCGGGCCACCGTGCTGGAACGGTTGCGGCGCCGGGGAATTGGCCCGGCGGAGGCCCGGCGGCGCCTGGCCGCGCAGTGGCCGGTGCGGCGCAAATGTCGCGCGGCTGACTACGTCATCTGGAACAACGGCACTCGCGCGGAACTGGCACGAGCGGTCCGTCGCTGGTGGATGGAATGGCACCAGGAAGGAGACTGA
- a CDS encoding flap endonuclease → MAVGSLAHAQLLLVDGHHFAYRSFHALPASLSAPDGTPTGALLGFVRSLQALRAQWRPTHLAVVFDGGVPASRVAVLPEYKAQRPPMPESLSRQLALIEEYLTLAGIPAVRREGEESDDVLATLAEKAAADGASVLIATGDKDLMQLVNERIRVIRPDAPDAAMGREEVAQLFGVPAERLPELLALTGDAVDNVPGVGGVGPKTAQRLLSAARSLDELWTKLDEVAPPALRERLRAARPIVERNLAIVRLRRDVPGLPVWAALTPGPARTEKLREFLMRYGLRSLVPQAEQRELF, encoded by the coding sequence ATGGCCGTCGGGAGTTTGGCCCACGCTCAGCTCTTGCTTGTCGACGGCCATCACTTCGCCTATCGCAGCTTCCATGCGCTGCCAGCCTCGCTGAGCGCACCGGATGGTACGCCGACCGGCGCGCTCCTCGGATTTGTGCGTTCCCTTCAAGCGCTGCGGGCGCAGTGGCGGCCCACGCATCTGGCGGTGGTGTTCGATGGTGGGGTGCCGGCCTCGCGCGTCGCGGTGCTGCCGGAGTACAAGGCGCAGCGTCCGCCTATGCCGGAGTCGCTGAGTCGGCAACTGGCGCTGATCGAGGAATATCTGACGCTCGCCGGTATCCCGGCGGTGCGGCGCGAGGGGGAGGAGTCCGATGACGTGCTGGCAACGCTCGCCGAGAAAGCCGCCGCGGACGGGGCCAGCGTGCTGATCGCCACCGGTGATAAGGACCTCATGCAGTTGGTCAACGAGCGCATCCGCGTCATTCGGCCGGACGCGCCCGACGCCGCGATGGGTCGGGAGGAGGTGGCCCAACTGTTCGGTGTGCCGGCCGAGCGGCTGCCGGAACTGCTGGCGCTCACGGGCGATGCGGTGGACAACGTGCCGGGCGTGGGCGGCGTGGGTCCGAAGACCGCGCAGCGGCTGCTCTCGGCTGCGCGCTCGCTGGACGAGTTGTGGACGAAACTCGACGAGGTCGCGCCGCCGGCGCTGCGAGAACGGCTGCGGGCGGCCCGGCCGATCGTGGAGCGGAACCTCGCGATCGTCCGGCTGCGTCGCGACGTGCCGGGGCTACCGGTGTGGGCCGCGCTCACGCCGGGGCCCGCTCGTACGGAGAAGCTGCGCGAATTTCTGATGCGGTACGGACTGCGGTCGCTCGTTCCGCAGGCTGAACAGAGGGAGCTGTTTTAG
- a CDS encoding Amuc_1100 family pilus-like protein — protein sequence MKIRSFLPLIVAGGVSAVLAVGLVVWVAGAVVRHRQVAHELETARAELRRLASRVPFPSPENVERAATNQARIEAFFDAAIAEFLKRTHTPPAIEPARFPILLQRAIAAMNLAAVSNNVSVPDRFMYGFDRYARGQLPNKEDIPRLARQIHAVETITRAIFSAKIREIVSIERHVFEEEVRAAEGVVSRTEEPIEARGRLAGAAAGYAEDPEGLFVRERLIYEFRAKENTLWAVLDLLPTLPVFCVISDVDVWNDAPRPVPYNPADGTRRVAEGVTGAGVGELPADEAALLGGVPGRGPPRPPVPAAPTTVPAPAVGALRRPLKHEERTVAGMTETLRVRMQVDFYSFRRPGASAGEAKP from the coding sequence ATGAAGATTCGCTCTTTTCTTCCGCTGATCGTCGCCGGTGGGGTGTCCGCGGTGCTGGCCGTCGGACTGGTGGTCTGGGTGGCAGGGGCGGTGGTGCGGCACCGGCAGGTCGCGCACGAGCTGGAGACGGCGCGGGCGGAGCTCCGCCGGCTCGCCTCACGCGTTCCATTCCCCAGCCCCGAAAATGTCGAGCGGGCCGCGACCAACCAGGCGAGAATCGAGGCGTTCTTTGACGCCGCGATCGCAGAATTTCTGAAGCGCACGCACACGCCACCGGCGATCGAGCCCGCACGATTCCCGATCTTGCTGCAGCGCGCGATCGCCGCGATGAACCTGGCGGCGGTGTCGAACAATGTCAGCGTGCCGGACCGTTTCATGTACGGGTTCGACCGGTATGCGCGCGGACAGCTTCCGAACAAGGAGGACATCCCTCGTCTCGCGCGGCAGATTCACGCGGTCGAGACGATTACTCGTGCGATTTTTTCCGCGAAGATCCGGGAGATTGTTTCGATCGAGCGGCACGTGTTTGAGGAAGAGGTCCGCGCGGCCGAAGGGGTGGTGTCGCGGACGGAGGAACCGATTGAGGCCCGCGGTCGTCTGGCGGGGGCCGCAGCCGGCTACGCGGAGGATCCCGAAGGGCTCTTCGTGCGCGAGCGGCTGATTTACGAGTTTCGGGCGAAGGAGAACACGCTTTGGGCGGTACTGGACCTGCTGCCGACGCTGCCGGTATTCTGCGTGATTTCGGACGTGGACGTATGGAACGACGCGCCCCGACCGGTGCCCTACAACCCTGCGGATGGCACCCGGCGCGTTGCGGAGGGCGTGACCGGGGCCGGCGTGGGTGAGCTGCCCGCGGACGAGGCGGCGCTGCTGGGCGGTGTGCCGGGCCGCGGGCCGCCCCGCCCGCCGGTGCCGGCCGCCCCCACCACCGTGCCTGCACCGGCGGTCGGTGCGCTGAGGCGGCCGCTCAAGCACGAGGAGCGGACTGTCGCCGGCATGACGGAGACGCTGCGCGTGCGGATGCAGGTGGACTTCTACAGTTTCCGGCGGCCGGGCGCCTCGGCCGGGGAGGCGAAGCCGTGA
- the rho gene encoding transcription termination factor Rho, which produces MSDQPTIPHHRRRGRPPRPARPAETMTAPEADFTPAPTPPAEVPAPAAAVAEPSTATPAPPPPASEAPPAEPSSPPKTPSVSLGTVIRLYELQSWSVPELHSLAYECGLQDFAALQKHELIFEILKACGRRNATMLGRGVIEILPDGFGFLRSPLSNYLPCPEDIYVSPSQIRRFGLRTGDFVEGEIRPPKEKERFFALLRVERINGDSPEKARSKVPFENLTPLFPNERLVLERPGGSISMRVMDLLTPIGKGQRGLIVAPPRTGKTVLLQEIANSISANNPDVKLIILLIDERPEEVTDMQRNTKAEVLSSTFDEPPERHVQLAEIVIEMAKRMVECNRDVVILLDSITRLARAYNTLQPHSGKILSGGVDANALHKPKRFFGAARNIEGGGSLTIIATALIDTGSRMDEVIFEEFKGTGNMELGLDRNLVDKRIFPAINIEKSGTRKEELLLHPEELQKIWILRKALNGVPPVEAMELLINRLKKTRNNIEFLLSLQG; this is translated from the coding sequence ATGTCCGATCAACCGACGATTCCACATCATCGGCGTCGCGGGCGTCCGCCGCGCCCTGCGCGGCCGGCGGAGACGATGACTGCGCCGGAGGCGGACTTCACGCCCGCGCCGACACCTCCTGCGGAGGTCCCGGCACCGGCCGCCGCGGTGGCCGAGCCCTCCACCGCGACGCCCGCGCCCCCGCCGCCCGCCTCCGAAGCGCCGCCGGCGGAGCCCTCATCGCCCCCAAAAACCCCGAGCGTATCGCTCGGCACGGTGATTCGACTGTACGAACTGCAGAGTTGGAGCGTCCCGGAGCTGCATTCGCTCGCGTACGAGTGCGGACTGCAGGATTTTGCGGCGCTGCAAAAGCACGAGCTCATTTTCGAGATCCTGAAGGCTTGCGGGCGGCGCAACGCGACGATGCTCGGCCGAGGCGTGATCGAAATTCTGCCGGATGGCTTCGGGTTTCTGCGCTCGCCGCTGTCCAACTATCTGCCGTGTCCGGAGGACATTTACGTTTCCCCCTCCCAGATTCGGCGTTTTGGCTTGCGAACCGGCGACTTTGTGGAGGGGGAAATCCGGCCGCCGAAAGAGAAGGAGCGGTTTTTTGCGCTGTTGCGCGTGGAGCGCATCAACGGGGACTCGCCAGAAAAGGCGCGGTCGAAGGTGCCGTTCGAGAACCTCACGCCGCTGTTCCCGAACGAGCGGCTGGTGCTGGAACGGCCGGGCGGCAGCATTTCGATGCGTGTGATGGACCTGCTGACGCCGATCGGCAAAGGTCAGCGGGGGCTTATCGTTGCCCCGCCGCGCACCGGCAAGACCGTGCTGCTTCAGGAGATCGCGAACAGCATTTCGGCGAACAATCCGGACGTGAAACTGATCATTCTGCTGATCGACGAGCGGCCGGAGGAGGTCACCGACATGCAGCGGAACACGAAGGCGGAGGTGCTGAGTTCCACCTTCGATGAGCCGCCCGAGCGGCATGTGCAGCTGGCGGAGATCGTGATCGAGATGGCGAAGCGGATGGTCGAGTGCAACCGCGACGTCGTGATTCTACTGGACAGCATCACGCGGTTGGCTCGTGCCTACAACACGTTGCAACCGCACAGCGGGAAGATCCTATCCGGCGGAGTGGACGCGAACGCTCTCCACAAACCGAAGCGATTCTTCGGCGCCGCCCGCAACATCGAGGGTGGGGGTAGTCTCACGATCATCGCGACCGCACTGATCGACACGGGCAGCCGCATGGACGAGGTGATTTTCGAAGAGTTCAAGGGGACGGGCAACATGGAGCTGGGGCTGGACCGCAACCTCGTGGACAAGCGCATCTTTCCGGCGATCAACATCGAGAAGTCCGGCACCCGAAAAGAGGAACTGCTGCTGCATCCCGAAGAGCTGCAGAAGATCTGGATTCTGCGCAAGGCGCTGAACGGTGTGCCGCCGGTGGAGGCGATGGAGCTGCTGATCAATCGGCTGAAGAAGACCCGCAACAACATCGAGTTCCTGTTGTCGCTGCAGGGTTGA